TCTTGGAGCAGTCATACTTAGTTTTATTTATAAGATGTAACAAAAAGGCGGGTTATTTGTGCCGGATAATAATGTGGTTAAACGTAAAGTTCTTGTGGTTGACGACGATGTTGTATTGCTTGACCTCACTACGGATTTTATGGAAGACGAAGGGTATGAGGTTATCAAGGCGTATGACGGGGAAGAGGGATTTGAGAGAGCAAAGCTGTTTTTGCCTGACCTTATAATCACGGATGTAATGATGCCGAAGATGGATGGGTTTACACTATGCAAAACTTTAAAAAATGAGGAGAAAACAAAA
The sequence above is a segment of the Elusimicrobiota bacterium genome. Coding sequences within it:
- a CDS encoding response regulator, which encodes MPDNNVVKRKVLVVDDDVVLLDLTTDFMEDEGYEVIKAYDGEEGFERAKLFLPDLIITDVMMPKMDGFTLCKTLKNEEKTKNIPVLILTGKIGTEEVEKSFELGAIDCIIKPPNWDVLLKKIAHIMKK